A single window of Castor canadensis chromosome 3, mCasCan1.hap1v2, whole genome shotgun sequence DNA harbors:
- the Begain gene encoding brain-enriched guanylate kinase-associated protein isoform X4: protein MWTGGRRPGRLRRAASAADMEKLSALQEQKGELRKRLSYTTHKLEKLETEFDSTRHYLEIELRRAQEELEKVTEKLRRIQSNYMALQRVNQELEDKLYRMGQHYEEEKRALSHEIVALNSHLLEAKVTIDKLSEDNELYRKDCNLAAQLLQCSQTYGRVHKVSELPSDFQQRVSLHMEKHGCSLPSPLCHPAYADSVPTCVIAKVLEKPDPTSLSSRLSDASARDLAFRDGVEKPGPRPPYKGDIYCSDTALYCPEERRHDRRPSVDAPVTDVGFLQAHNSTDSTAEEEEAEAAAFPAGFRHEAFPGYAGSLPTSSSYSSFSATSEEKEHAQASTLTASQQAIYLNSRDELFNRKPPAAAATYDGSPRFAKATAVVAAPLEAEVAPGFGRTVSPYPAESFRFPASPGPQQALMPPNLWSLRAKPGSTRLASEDVRGQWRPLSVEDIGAYSYPAGTVSRASPCSFSERYYGGSAGSPGKKAEGRTSPLYATYKADSFSEGDDLSQGHLAEPCFLRAAGDLSLSPSRSADPLPGYAPSEGDGDRLGVQLCGAGSSPEPEHGSRDSLEPSSMEASPEMHPAARLSPQQAFPRTGSSGLSRKDSLTKAQLYGTLLN from the exons CGCGCTGCAAGAGCAGAAGGGCGAGCTGCGCAAGCGGCTGTCCTACACCACGCACAAGCTGGAGAAGCTGGAGACCGAGTTCGACTCCACGCGTCACTACCTAGAGATCGAGCTGCGCCGCGCGCAGGAGGAGCTGGAAAAGGTCACGGAAAAGCTGCGCAG GATTCAGAGCAACTACATGGCGTTGCAGAGGGTCAACCAGGAGCTAGAGGACAAACTGTACCGCATG GGTCAGCACTATGAGGAGGAGAAGCGTGCACTGAGCCATGAGATTGTCGCCCTCAACAGCCACCTGCTGGAGGCCAAGGTGACCATCGACAAGCTGTCAGAGGACAAC GAGCTCTATAGGAAGGACTGCAATCTAGCGGCCCAGCTGCTGCAGTGCAGCCAGACCTACGGCAGGGTCCATAAGGTGTCCGAG CTGCCCTCGGACTTCCAGCAGCGTGTGAGTCTGCACATGGAGAAGCACGGATGCAGCCTGCCCTCGCCGCTCTGCCACCCGGCCTACGCGGACAGCGTCCCCACCTGTGTCATCGCCAAGGTGCTGGAGAAGCCTGACCCCACCAGCCTGTCCTCCCGTCTGTCGGATGCCTCAGCCCGAGACCTGGCCTTCCGCGATGGGGTGGAGAAGCCAGGCCCCCGGCCCCCGTACAAGGGGGACATCTACTGCAGTGACACGGCCCTCTACTGCCCTGAGGAGCGGCGGCATGATCGGCGGCCAAGCGTGGATGCACCTGTGACCGACGTGGGCTTCCTGCAGGCCCACAACTCCACCGACAGCACGGCCGAGGAGGAGGAGGCCGAGGCGGCGGCCTTCCCTGCGGGCTTCCGGCATGAGGCCTTCCCGGGCTATGCGGGCTCGCTGCCCACATCCAGCTCCTACTCGAGCTTCAGTGCCACCTCCGAGGAGAAGGAGCACGCGCAGGCCAGCACCCTCACGGCCTCGCAGCAGGCCATCTACCTGAACAGCCGCGACGAGCTCTTCAACCGCAAGCCGCCTGCCGCCGCTGCCACCTACGACGGCAGCCCACGCTTTGCCAAGGCCACAGCTGTGGTGGCGGCCCCACTCGAGGCCGAGGTGGCCCCAGGGTTTGGGCGGACAGTGTCTCCGTACCCGGCCGAGTCCTTCCGCTTCCCGGCCTCGCCGGGCCCCCAGCAGGCCCTGATGCCCCCAAACCTGTGGAGCCTGCGGGCCAAGCCAGGAAGCACCCGGCTGGCCAGTGAGGACGTTCGAGGGCAGTGGCGGCCCCTGAGCGTGGAGGACATTGGTGCCTACTCCTACCCGGCTGGCACTGTCAGCCGTGCCTCACCCTGTAGCTTCTCTGAACGCTATTACGGTGGCAGTGcaggcagcccaggcaagaagGCCGAGGGCCGCACCAGCCCCCTCTATGCCACCTACAAGGCCGACAGCTTCTCGGAGGGTGACGACCTCTCCCAGGGCCACCTGGCCGAGCCCTGCTTCCTGCGGGCCGCTGGCGACCTGAGCCTCAGCCCCAGCCGTTCAGCCGACCCGCTCCCTGGCTACGCACCCAGCGAGGGGGACGGGGACAGGCTCGGAGTGCAGCTGTGCGGGGCTGGCAGCAGCCCTGAGCCTGAGCATGGCTCCAGGGACTCCTTGGAGCCCAGCTCCATGGAGGCCTCACCCGAAATGCATCCTGCCGCCCGCCTCAGCCCCCAGCAGGCCTTCCCGCGGACTGGCAGCTCGGGGCTGAGCCGCAAGGACAGCCTGACTAAGGCCCAGCTCTACGGAACCTTGCTCAACTGA
- the Begain gene encoding brain-enriched guanylate kinase-associated protein isoform X1: MWTGGRRPGRLRRAASAADMEKLRLRSPWVPSCLGQPRVLQGRLARSSPSLWDSALQEQKGELRKRLSYTTHKLEKLETEFDSTRHYLEIELRRAQEELEKVTEKLRRIQSNYMALQRVNQELEDKLYRMGQHYEEEKRALSHEIVALNSHLLEAKVTIDKLSEDNELYRKDCNLAAQLLQCSQTYGRVHKVSELPSDFQQRVSLHMEKHGCSLPSPLCHPAYADSVPTCVIAKVLEKPDPTSLSSRLSDASARDLAFRDGVEKPGPRPPYKGDIYCSDTALYCPEERRHDRRPSVDAPVTDVGFLQAHNSTDSTAEEEEAEAAAFPAGFRHEAFPGYAGSLPTSSSYSSFSATSEEKEHAQASTLTASQQAIYLNSRDELFNRKPPAAAATYDGSPRFAKATAVVAAPLEAEVAPGFGRTVSPYPAESFRFPASPGPQQALMPPNLWSLRAKPGSTRLASEDVRGQWRPLSVEDIGAYSYPAGTVSRASPCSFSERYYGGSAGSPGKKAEGRTSPLYATYKADSFSEGDDLSQGHLAEPCFLRAAGDLSLSPSRSADPLPGYAPSEGDGDRLGVQLCGAGSSPEPEHGSRDSLEPSSMEASPEMHPAARLSPQQAFPRTGSSGLSRKDSLTKAQLYGTLLN, encoded by the exons CGCGCTGCAAGAGCAGAAGGGCGAGCTGCGCAAGCGGCTGTCCTACACCACGCACAAGCTGGAGAAGCTGGAGACCGAGTTCGACTCCACGCGTCACTACCTAGAGATCGAGCTGCGCCGCGCGCAGGAGGAGCTGGAAAAGGTCACGGAAAAGCTGCGCAG GATTCAGAGCAACTACATGGCGTTGCAGAGGGTCAACCAGGAGCTAGAGGACAAACTGTACCGCATG GGTCAGCACTATGAGGAGGAGAAGCGTGCACTGAGCCATGAGATTGTCGCCCTCAACAGCCACCTGCTGGAGGCCAAGGTGACCATCGACAAGCTGTCAGAGGACAAC GAGCTCTATAGGAAGGACTGCAATCTAGCGGCCCAGCTGCTGCAGTGCAGCCAGACCTACGGCAGGGTCCATAAGGTGTCCGAG CTGCCCTCGGACTTCCAGCAGCGTGTGAGTCTGCACATGGAGAAGCACGGATGCAGCCTGCCCTCGCCGCTCTGCCACCCGGCCTACGCGGACAGCGTCCCCACCTGTGTCATCGCCAAGGTGCTGGAGAAGCCTGACCCCACCAGCCTGTCCTCCCGTCTGTCGGATGCCTCAGCCCGAGACCTGGCCTTCCGCGATGGGGTGGAGAAGCCAGGCCCCCGGCCCCCGTACAAGGGGGACATCTACTGCAGTGACACGGCCCTCTACTGCCCTGAGGAGCGGCGGCATGATCGGCGGCCAAGCGTGGATGCACCTGTGACCGACGTGGGCTTCCTGCAGGCCCACAACTCCACCGACAGCACGGCCGAGGAGGAGGAGGCCGAGGCGGCGGCCTTCCCTGCGGGCTTCCGGCATGAGGCCTTCCCGGGCTATGCGGGCTCGCTGCCCACATCCAGCTCCTACTCGAGCTTCAGTGCCACCTCCGAGGAGAAGGAGCACGCGCAGGCCAGCACCCTCACGGCCTCGCAGCAGGCCATCTACCTGAACAGCCGCGACGAGCTCTTCAACCGCAAGCCGCCTGCCGCCGCTGCCACCTACGACGGCAGCCCACGCTTTGCCAAGGCCACAGCTGTGGTGGCGGCCCCACTCGAGGCCGAGGTGGCCCCAGGGTTTGGGCGGACAGTGTCTCCGTACCCGGCCGAGTCCTTCCGCTTCCCGGCCTCGCCGGGCCCCCAGCAGGCCCTGATGCCCCCAAACCTGTGGAGCCTGCGGGCCAAGCCAGGAAGCACCCGGCTGGCCAGTGAGGACGTTCGAGGGCAGTGGCGGCCCCTGAGCGTGGAGGACATTGGTGCCTACTCCTACCCGGCTGGCACTGTCAGCCGTGCCTCACCCTGTAGCTTCTCTGAACGCTATTACGGTGGCAGTGcaggcagcccaggcaagaagGCCGAGGGCCGCACCAGCCCCCTCTATGCCACCTACAAGGCCGACAGCTTCTCGGAGGGTGACGACCTCTCCCAGGGCCACCTGGCCGAGCCCTGCTTCCTGCGGGCCGCTGGCGACCTGAGCCTCAGCCCCAGCCGTTCAGCCGACCCGCTCCCTGGCTACGCACCCAGCGAGGGGGACGGGGACAGGCTCGGAGTGCAGCTGTGCGGGGCTGGCAGCAGCCCTGAGCCTGAGCATGGCTCCAGGGACTCCTTGGAGCCCAGCTCCATGGAGGCCTCACCCGAAATGCATCCTGCCGCCCGCCTCAGCCCCCAGCAGGCCTTCCCGCGGACTGGCAGCTCGGGGCTGAGCCGCAAGGACAGCCTGACTAAGGCCCAGCTCTACGGAACCTTGCTCAACTGA
- the Begain gene encoding brain-enriched guanylate kinase-associated protein isoform X3 — protein MWTGGRRPGRLRRAASAADMEKLRLRSPWVPSCLGQPRVLQGRLARSSPSLWDSALQEQKGELRKRLSYTTHKLEKLETEFDSTRHYLEIELRRAQEELEKVTEKLRRIQSNYMALQRVNQELEDKLYRMGQHYEEEKRALSHEIVALNSHLLEAKVTIDKLSEDNLPSDFQQRVSLHMEKHGCSLPSPLCHPAYADSVPTCVIAKVLEKPDPTSLSSRLSDASARDLAFRDGVEKPGPRPPYKGDIYCSDTALYCPEERRHDRRPSVDAPVTDVGFLQAHNSTDSTAEEEEAEAAAFPAGFRHEAFPGYAGSLPTSSSYSSFSATSEEKEHAQASTLTASQQAIYLNSRDELFNRKPPAAAATYDGSPRFAKATAVVAAPLEAEVAPGFGRTVSPYPAESFRFPASPGPQQALMPPNLWSLRAKPGSTRLASEDVRGQWRPLSVEDIGAYSYPAGTVSRASPCSFSERYYGGSAGSPGKKAEGRTSPLYATYKADSFSEGDDLSQGHLAEPCFLRAAGDLSLSPSRSADPLPGYAPSEGDGDRLGVQLCGAGSSPEPEHGSRDSLEPSSMEASPEMHPAARLSPQQAFPRTGSSGLSRKDSLTKAQLYGTLLN, from the exons CGCGCTGCAAGAGCAGAAGGGCGAGCTGCGCAAGCGGCTGTCCTACACCACGCACAAGCTGGAGAAGCTGGAGACCGAGTTCGACTCCACGCGTCACTACCTAGAGATCGAGCTGCGCCGCGCGCAGGAGGAGCTGGAAAAGGTCACGGAAAAGCTGCGCAG GATTCAGAGCAACTACATGGCGTTGCAGAGGGTCAACCAGGAGCTAGAGGACAAACTGTACCGCATG GGTCAGCACTATGAGGAGGAGAAGCGTGCACTGAGCCATGAGATTGTCGCCCTCAACAGCCACCTGCTGGAGGCCAAGGTGACCATCGACAAGCTGTCAGAGGACAAC CTGCCCTCGGACTTCCAGCAGCGTGTGAGTCTGCACATGGAGAAGCACGGATGCAGCCTGCCCTCGCCGCTCTGCCACCCGGCCTACGCGGACAGCGTCCCCACCTGTGTCATCGCCAAGGTGCTGGAGAAGCCTGACCCCACCAGCCTGTCCTCCCGTCTGTCGGATGCCTCAGCCCGAGACCTGGCCTTCCGCGATGGGGTGGAGAAGCCAGGCCCCCGGCCCCCGTACAAGGGGGACATCTACTGCAGTGACACGGCCCTCTACTGCCCTGAGGAGCGGCGGCATGATCGGCGGCCAAGCGTGGATGCACCTGTGACCGACGTGGGCTTCCTGCAGGCCCACAACTCCACCGACAGCACGGCCGAGGAGGAGGAGGCCGAGGCGGCGGCCTTCCCTGCGGGCTTCCGGCATGAGGCCTTCCCGGGCTATGCGGGCTCGCTGCCCACATCCAGCTCCTACTCGAGCTTCAGTGCCACCTCCGAGGAGAAGGAGCACGCGCAGGCCAGCACCCTCACGGCCTCGCAGCAGGCCATCTACCTGAACAGCCGCGACGAGCTCTTCAACCGCAAGCCGCCTGCCGCCGCTGCCACCTACGACGGCAGCCCACGCTTTGCCAAGGCCACAGCTGTGGTGGCGGCCCCACTCGAGGCCGAGGTGGCCCCAGGGTTTGGGCGGACAGTGTCTCCGTACCCGGCCGAGTCCTTCCGCTTCCCGGCCTCGCCGGGCCCCCAGCAGGCCCTGATGCCCCCAAACCTGTGGAGCCTGCGGGCCAAGCCAGGAAGCACCCGGCTGGCCAGTGAGGACGTTCGAGGGCAGTGGCGGCCCCTGAGCGTGGAGGACATTGGTGCCTACTCCTACCCGGCTGGCACTGTCAGCCGTGCCTCACCCTGTAGCTTCTCTGAACGCTATTACGGTGGCAGTGcaggcagcccaggcaagaagGCCGAGGGCCGCACCAGCCCCCTCTATGCCACCTACAAGGCCGACAGCTTCTCGGAGGGTGACGACCTCTCCCAGGGCCACCTGGCCGAGCCCTGCTTCCTGCGGGCCGCTGGCGACCTGAGCCTCAGCCCCAGCCGTTCAGCCGACCCGCTCCCTGGCTACGCACCCAGCGAGGGGGACGGGGACAGGCTCGGAGTGCAGCTGTGCGGGGCTGGCAGCAGCCCTGAGCCTGAGCATGGCTCCAGGGACTCCTTGGAGCCCAGCTCCATGGAGGCCTCACCCGAAATGCATCCTGCCGCCCGCCTCAGCCCCCAGCAGGCCTTCCCGCGGACTGGCAGCTCGGGGCTGAGCCGCAAGGACAGCCTGACTAAGGCCCAGCTCTACGGAACCTTGCTCAACTGA
- the Begain gene encoding brain-enriched guanylate kinase-associated protein isoform X2 — protein MEKLRLRSPWVPSCLGQPRVLQGRLARSSPSLWDSALQEQKGELRKRLSYTTHKLEKLETEFDSTRHYLEIELRRAQEELEKVTEKLRRIQSNYMALQRVNQELEDKLYRMGQHYEEEKRALSHEIVALNSHLLEAKVTIDKLSEDNELYRKDCNLAAQLLQCSQTYGRVHKVSELPSDFQQRVSLHMEKHGCSLPSPLCHPAYADSVPTCVIAKVLEKPDPTSLSSRLSDASARDLAFRDGVEKPGPRPPYKGDIYCSDTALYCPEERRHDRRPSVDAPVTDVGFLQAHNSTDSTAEEEEAEAAAFPAGFRHEAFPGYAGSLPTSSSYSSFSATSEEKEHAQASTLTASQQAIYLNSRDELFNRKPPAAAATYDGSPRFAKATAVVAAPLEAEVAPGFGRTVSPYPAESFRFPASPGPQQALMPPNLWSLRAKPGSTRLASEDVRGQWRPLSVEDIGAYSYPAGTVSRASPCSFSERYYGGSAGSPGKKAEGRTSPLYATYKADSFSEGDDLSQGHLAEPCFLRAAGDLSLSPSRSADPLPGYAPSEGDGDRLGVQLCGAGSSPEPEHGSRDSLEPSSMEASPEMHPAARLSPQQAFPRTGSSGLSRKDSLTKAQLYGTLLN, from the exons CGCGCTGCAAGAGCAGAAGGGCGAGCTGCGCAAGCGGCTGTCCTACACCACGCACAAGCTGGAGAAGCTGGAGACCGAGTTCGACTCCACGCGTCACTACCTAGAGATCGAGCTGCGCCGCGCGCAGGAGGAGCTGGAAAAGGTCACGGAAAAGCTGCGCAG GATTCAGAGCAACTACATGGCGTTGCAGAGGGTCAACCAGGAGCTAGAGGACAAACTGTACCGCATG GGTCAGCACTATGAGGAGGAGAAGCGTGCACTGAGCCATGAGATTGTCGCCCTCAACAGCCACCTGCTGGAGGCCAAGGTGACCATCGACAAGCTGTCAGAGGACAAC GAGCTCTATAGGAAGGACTGCAATCTAGCGGCCCAGCTGCTGCAGTGCAGCCAGACCTACGGCAGGGTCCATAAGGTGTCCGAG CTGCCCTCGGACTTCCAGCAGCGTGTGAGTCTGCACATGGAGAAGCACGGATGCAGCCTGCCCTCGCCGCTCTGCCACCCGGCCTACGCGGACAGCGTCCCCACCTGTGTCATCGCCAAGGTGCTGGAGAAGCCTGACCCCACCAGCCTGTCCTCCCGTCTGTCGGATGCCTCAGCCCGAGACCTGGCCTTCCGCGATGGGGTGGAGAAGCCAGGCCCCCGGCCCCCGTACAAGGGGGACATCTACTGCAGTGACACGGCCCTCTACTGCCCTGAGGAGCGGCGGCATGATCGGCGGCCAAGCGTGGATGCACCTGTGACCGACGTGGGCTTCCTGCAGGCCCACAACTCCACCGACAGCACGGCCGAGGAGGAGGAGGCCGAGGCGGCGGCCTTCCCTGCGGGCTTCCGGCATGAGGCCTTCCCGGGCTATGCGGGCTCGCTGCCCACATCCAGCTCCTACTCGAGCTTCAGTGCCACCTCCGAGGAGAAGGAGCACGCGCAGGCCAGCACCCTCACGGCCTCGCAGCAGGCCATCTACCTGAACAGCCGCGACGAGCTCTTCAACCGCAAGCCGCCTGCCGCCGCTGCCACCTACGACGGCAGCCCACGCTTTGCCAAGGCCACAGCTGTGGTGGCGGCCCCACTCGAGGCCGAGGTGGCCCCAGGGTTTGGGCGGACAGTGTCTCCGTACCCGGCCGAGTCCTTCCGCTTCCCGGCCTCGCCGGGCCCCCAGCAGGCCCTGATGCCCCCAAACCTGTGGAGCCTGCGGGCCAAGCCAGGAAGCACCCGGCTGGCCAGTGAGGACGTTCGAGGGCAGTGGCGGCCCCTGAGCGTGGAGGACATTGGTGCCTACTCCTACCCGGCTGGCACTGTCAGCCGTGCCTCACCCTGTAGCTTCTCTGAACGCTATTACGGTGGCAGTGcaggcagcccaggcaagaagGCCGAGGGCCGCACCAGCCCCCTCTATGCCACCTACAAGGCCGACAGCTTCTCGGAGGGTGACGACCTCTCCCAGGGCCACCTGGCCGAGCCCTGCTTCCTGCGGGCCGCTGGCGACCTGAGCCTCAGCCCCAGCCGTTCAGCCGACCCGCTCCCTGGCTACGCACCCAGCGAGGGGGACGGGGACAGGCTCGGAGTGCAGCTGTGCGGGGCTGGCAGCAGCCCTGAGCCTGAGCATGGCTCCAGGGACTCCTTGGAGCCCAGCTCCATGGAGGCCTCACCCGAAATGCATCCTGCCGCCCGCCTCAGCCCCCAGCAGGCCTTCCCGCGGACTGGCAGCTCGGGGCTGAGCCGCAAGGACAGCCTGACTAAGGCCCAGCTCTACGGAACCTTGCTCAACTGA
- the Begain gene encoding brain-enriched guanylate kinase-associated protein isoform X5 yields the protein MGSHQSSQASAADMEKLSALQEQKGELRKRLSYTTHKLEKLETEFDSTRHYLEIELRRAQEELEKVTEKLRRIQSNYMALQRVNQELEDKLYRMGQHYEEEKRALSHEIVALNSHLLEAKVTIDKLSEDNELYRKDCNLAAQLLQCSQTYGRVHKVSELPSDFQQRVSLHMEKHGCSLPSPLCHPAYADSVPTCVIAKVLEKPDPTSLSSRLSDASARDLAFRDGVEKPGPRPPYKGDIYCSDTALYCPEERRHDRRPSVDAPVTDVGFLQAHNSTDSTAEEEEAEAAAFPAGFRHEAFPGYAGSLPTSSSYSSFSATSEEKEHAQASTLTASQQAIYLNSRDELFNRKPPAAAATYDGSPRFAKATAVVAAPLEAEVAPGFGRTVSPYPAESFRFPASPGPQQALMPPNLWSLRAKPGSTRLASEDVRGQWRPLSVEDIGAYSYPAGTVSRASPCSFSERYYGGSAGSPGKKAEGRTSPLYATYKADSFSEGDDLSQGHLAEPCFLRAAGDLSLSPSRSADPLPGYAPSEGDGDRLGVQLCGAGSSPEPEHGSRDSLEPSSMEASPEMHPAARLSPQQAFPRTGSSGLSRKDSLTKAQLYGTLLN from the exons CGCGCTGCAAGAGCAGAAGGGCGAGCTGCGCAAGCGGCTGTCCTACACCACGCACAAGCTGGAGAAGCTGGAGACCGAGTTCGACTCCACGCGTCACTACCTAGAGATCGAGCTGCGCCGCGCGCAGGAGGAGCTGGAAAAGGTCACGGAAAAGCTGCGCAG GATTCAGAGCAACTACATGGCGTTGCAGAGGGTCAACCAGGAGCTAGAGGACAAACTGTACCGCATG GGTCAGCACTATGAGGAGGAGAAGCGTGCACTGAGCCATGAGATTGTCGCCCTCAACAGCCACCTGCTGGAGGCCAAGGTGACCATCGACAAGCTGTCAGAGGACAAC GAGCTCTATAGGAAGGACTGCAATCTAGCGGCCCAGCTGCTGCAGTGCAGCCAGACCTACGGCAGGGTCCATAAGGTGTCCGAG CTGCCCTCGGACTTCCAGCAGCGTGTGAGTCTGCACATGGAGAAGCACGGATGCAGCCTGCCCTCGCCGCTCTGCCACCCGGCCTACGCGGACAGCGTCCCCACCTGTGTCATCGCCAAGGTGCTGGAGAAGCCTGACCCCACCAGCCTGTCCTCCCGTCTGTCGGATGCCTCAGCCCGAGACCTGGCCTTCCGCGATGGGGTGGAGAAGCCAGGCCCCCGGCCCCCGTACAAGGGGGACATCTACTGCAGTGACACGGCCCTCTACTGCCCTGAGGAGCGGCGGCATGATCGGCGGCCAAGCGTGGATGCACCTGTGACCGACGTGGGCTTCCTGCAGGCCCACAACTCCACCGACAGCACGGCCGAGGAGGAGGAGGCCGAGGCGGCGGCCTTCCCTGCGGGCTTCCGGCATGAGGCCTTCCCGGGCTATGCGGGCTCGCTGCCCACATCCAGCTCCTACTCGAGCTTCAGTGCCACCTCCGAGGAGAAGGAGCACGCGCAGGCCAGCACCCTCACGGCCTCGCAGCAGGCCATCTACCTGAACAGCCGCGACGAGCTCTTCAACCGCAAGCCGCCTGCCGCCGCTGCCACCTACGACGGCAGCCCACGCTTTGCCAAGGCCACAGCTGTGGTGGCGGCCCCACTCGAGGCCGAGGTGGCCCCAGGGTTTGGGCGGACAGTGTCTCCGTACCCGGCCGAGTCCTTCCGCTTCCCGGCCTCGCCGGGCCCCCAGCAGGCCCTGATGCCCCCAAACCTGTGGAGCCTGCGGGCCAAGCCAGGAAGCACCCGGCTGGCCAGTGAGGACGTTCGAGGGCAGTGGCGGCCCCTGAGCGTGGAGGACATTGGTGCCTACTCCTACCCGGCTGGCACTGTCAGCCGTGCCTCACCCTGTAGCTTCTCTGAACGCTATTACGGTGGCAGTGcaggcagcccaggcaagaagGCCGAGGGCCGCACCAGCCCCCTCTATGCCACCTACAAGGCCGACAGCTTCTCGGAGGGTGACGACCTCTCCCAGGGCCACCTGGCCGAGCCCTGCTTCCTGCGGGCCGCTGGCGACCTGAGCCTCAGCCCCAGCCGTTCAGCCGACCCGCTCCCTGGCTACGCACCCAGCGAGGGGGACGGGGACAGGCTCGGAGTGCAGCTGTGCGGGGCTGGCAGCAGCCCTGAGCCTGAGCATGGCTCCAGGGACTCCTTGGAGCCCAGCTCCATGGAGGCCTCACCCGAAATGCATCCTGCCGCCCGCCTCAGCCCCCAGCAGGCCTTCCCGCGGACTGGCAGCTCGGGGCTGAGCCGCAAGGACAGCCTGACTAAGGCCCAGCTCTACGGAACCTTGCTCAACTGA
- the Begain gene encoding brain-enriched guanylate kinase-associated protein isoform X6, with amino-acid sequence MEKLSALQEQKGELRKRLSYTTHKLEKLETEFDSTRHYLEIELRRAQEELEKVTEKLRRIQSNYMALQRVNQELEDKLYRMGQHYEEEKRALSHEIVALNSHLLEAKVTIDKLSEDNELYRKDCNLAAQLLQCSQTYGRVHKVSELPSDFQQRVSLHMEKHGCSLPSPLCHPAYADSVPTCVIAKVLEKPDPTSLSSRLSDASARDLAFRDGVEKPGPRPPYKGDIYCSDTALYCPEERRHDRRPSVDAPVTDVGFLQAHNSTDSTAEEEEAEAAAFPAGFRHEAFPGYAGSLPTSSSYSSFSATSEEKEHAQASTLTASQQAIYLNSRDELFNRKPPAAAATYDGSPRFAKATAVVAAPLEAEVAPGFGRTVSPYPAESFRFPASPGPQQALMPPNLWSLRAKPGSTRLASEDVRGQWRPLSVEDIGAYSYPAGTVSRASPCSFSERYYGGSAGSPGKKAEGRTSPLYATYKADSFSEGDDLSQGHLAEPCFLRAAGDLSLSPSRSADPLPGYAPSEGDGDRLGVQLCGAGSSPEPEHGSRDSLEPSSMEASPEMHPAARLSPQQAFPRTGSSGLSRKDSLTKAQLYGTLLN; translated from the exons CGCGCTGCAAGAGCAGAAGGGCGAGCTGCGCAAGCGGCTGTCCTACACCACGCACAAGCTGGAGAAGCTGGAGACCGAGTTCGACTCCACGCGTCACTACCTAGAGATCGAGCTGCGCCGCGCGCAGGAGGAGCTGGAAAAGGTCACGGAAAAGCTGCGCAG GATTCAGAGCAACTACATGGCGTTGCAGAGGGTCAACCAGGAGCTAGAGGACAAACTGTACCGCATG GGTCAGCACTATGAGGAGGAGAAGCGTGCACTGAGCCATGAGATTGTCGCCCTCAACAGCCACCTGCTGGAGGCCAAGGTGACCATCGACAAGCTGTCAGAGGACAAC GAGCTCTATAGGAAGGACTGCAATCTAGCGGCCCAGCTGCTGCAGTGCAGCCAGACCTACGGCAGGGTCCATAAGGTGTCCGAG CTGCCCTCGGACTTCCAGCAGCGTGTGAGTCTGCACATGGAGAAGCACGGATGCAGCCTGCCCTCGCCGCTCTGCCACCCGGCCTACGCGGACAGCGTCCCCACCTGTGTCATCGCCAAGGTGCTGGAGAAGCCTGACCCCACCAGCCTGTCCTCCCGTCTGTCGGATGCCTCAGCCCGAGACCTGGCCTTCCGCGATGGGGTGGAGAAGCCAGGCCCCCGGCCCCCGTACAAGGGGGACATCTACTGCAGTGACACGGCCCTCTACTGCCCTGAGGAGCGGCGGCATGATCGGCGGCCAAGCGTGGATGCACCTGTGACCGACGTGGGCTTCCTGCAGGCCCACAACTCCACCGACAGCACGGCCGAGGAGGAGGAGGCCGAGGCGGCGGCCTTCCCTGCGGGCTTCCGGCATGAGGCCTTCCCGGGCTATGCGGGCTCGCTGCCCACATCCAGCTCCTACTCGAGCTTCAGTGCCACCTCCGAGGAGAAGGAGCACGCGCAGGCCAGCACCCTCACGGCCTCGCAGCAGGCCATCTACCTGAACAGCCGCGACGAGCTCTTCAACCGCAAGCCGCCTGCCGCCGCTGCCACCTACGACGGCAGCCCACGCTTTGCCAAGGCCACAGCTGTGGTGGCGGCCCCACTCGAGGCCGAGGTGGCCCCAGGGTTTGGGCGGACAGTGTCTCCGTACCCGGCCGAGTCCTTCCGCTTCCCGGCCTCGCCGGGCCCCCAGCAGGCCCTGATGCCCCCAAACCTGTGGAGCCTGCGGGCCAAGCCAGGAAGCACCCGGCTGGCCAGTGAGGACGTTCGAGGGCAGTGGCGGCCCCTGAGCGTGGAGGACATTGGTGCCTACTCCTACCCGGCTGGCACTGTCAGCCGTGCCTCACCCTGTAGCTTCTCTGAACGCTATTACGGTGGCAGTGcaggcagcccaggcaagaagGCCGAGGGCCGCACCAGCCCCCTCTATGCCACCTACAAGGCCGACAGCTTCTCGGAGGGTGACGACCTCTCCCAGGGCCACCTGGCCGAGCCCTGCTTCCTGCGGGCCGCTGGCGACCTGAGCCTCAGCCCCAGCCGTTCAGCCGACCCGCTCCCTGGCTACGCACCCAGCGAGGGGGACGGGGACAGGCTCGGAGTGCAGCTGTGCGGGGCTGGCAGCAGCCCTGAGCCTGAGCATGGCTCCAGGGACTCCTTGGAGCCCAGCTCCATGGAGGCCTCACCCGAAATGCATCCTGCCGCCCGCCTCAGCCCCCAGCAGGCCTTCCCGCGGACTGGCAGCTCGGGGCTGAGCCGCAAGGACAGCCTGACTAAGGCCCAGCTCTACGGAACCTTGCTCAACTGA